In the Chlorobium limicola DSM 245 genome, one interval contains:
- the bcp gene encoding thioredoxin-dependent thiol peroxidase, which produces MALLEIGAEAPPITADDQYGKPVTLDAYRGKKVVLYFYPKDDTPGCTKEACAFRDNLPKFQETGIEVLGVSIDSKAKHSKFAEKYDLPFRLVADEEKRVVEAYGVWGKKKFMGKEYMGTNRVTYLIDEQGMIEKVWPKVTPAVHAEEILDYLGQQT; this is translated from the coding sequence ATGGCACTTCTTGAAATAGGAGCGGAAGCTCCCCCTATCACCGCCGACGACCAGTATGGAAAACCGGTTACTCTTGATGCATATCGCGGTAAAAAAGTAGTGCTTTATTTTTATCCCAAAGATGATACGCCAGGATGTACGAAGGAAGCTTGTGCTTTTCGTGATAATTTGCCTAAATTTCAGGAAACAGGTATCGAAGTACTCGGAGTCAGTATCGACAGTAAAGCGAAGCATAGTAAATTTGCTGAAAAATATGATCTTCCGTTTCGACTTGTTGCAGATGAAGAGAAGCGTGTCGTCGAGGCTTACGGCGTATGGGGGAAAAAGAAATTTATGGGCAAGGAGTACATGGGTACCAATCGGGTTACCTATCTCATCGATGAACAGGGTATGATTGAAAAGGTCTGGCCAAAAGTAACTCCGGCTGTTCATGCGGAAGAAATTCTGGACTATCTTGGGCAACAAACGTGA
- a CDS encoding YqgE/AlgH family protein, producing the protein MVNEFDKLRPGKLLLASANLLESNFKRTVLLMCEHNEQGSMGFILNRPMEFKVCEAIAGFEDIEEPLHMGGPVQVDTVHFIHSRGDSIDGAIEIFDGVFWGGDKDQLSYLINTGVINPNEIRFFLGYSGWGAGQLEQEFEEGSWYTADATREMIFTDAYERMWSRSVRSKGGEYRIVANSPELPGLN; encoded by the coding sequence ATGGTAAACGAATTTGATAAACTGAGACCGGGCAAACTGCTGCTTGCATCCGCAAATCTCCTTGAATCGAATTTCAAGAGAACCGTTCTGCTCATGTGCGAACACAATGAGCAGGGTTCTATGGGATTTATACTCAACCGTCCGATGGAATTCAAGGTATGTGAAGCCATAGCCGGTTTTGAGGACATAGAGGAGCCGTTGCATATGGGAGGGCCCGTACAGGTCGATACGGTTCATTTCATTCATTCAAGAGGCGACAGTATAGATGGTGCGATAGAGATTTTCGACGGCGTTTTCTGGGGCGGCGATAAAGACCAGTTGAGCTATCTGATCAATACCGGGGTTATTAATCCCAACGAAATCCGGTTTTTTCTCGGATATTCCGGCTGGGGAGCCGGACAGCTCGAGCAGGAGTTTGAAGAGGGCTCCTGGTACACCGCGGATGCTACCAGGGAGATGATTTTCACCGATGCCTATGAACGCATGTGGAGTCGTTCCGTCCGGTCAAAGGGCGGAGAGTACCGGATCGTAGCGAATTCTCCGGAATTGCCGGGTCTCAACTGA
- a CDS encoding transposase, giving the protein MTRKQRHSIRLKGYDYSQPGAYFVTICAHNRLCLFGAIENGDMYLNGAGEMVQSVWDEISRYYADVEADAFVIMPNHVHAIVVLSRFRGCDGLPRGCGAYYIMGIYP; this is encoded by the coding sequence ATGACAAGGAAACAGCGTCATTCGATTCGCCTGAAGGGTTACGATTATTCGCAGCCCGGCGCATATTTTGTTACCATATGCGCACATAATCGCCTGTGCCTGTTCGGTGCTATCGAGAATGGCGACATGTATCTGAATGGTGCCGGAGAAATGGTTCAATCCGTATGGGATGAAATTTCCCGGTATTACGCTGATGTTGAAGCCGATGCGTTCGTAATCATGCCCAATCATGTTCATGCAATCGTTGTGCTGTCTCGATTTCGCGGATGTGATGGGCTGCCGCGGGGATGTGGCGCATATTACATCATGGGAATTTATCCGTAG
- a CDS encoding DUF3375 domain-containing protein yields the protein MALDYTTLDLLRQNHPAWRLLRAQHAPLVASFLHRVFIVPNVRILSQADLVEALEDELFSLRQPQGADLFPGTAQNYLNDWADNEKGWLRKFYPEGTDEPHFDLTAATEKALAWLEGLTERAFVGTESRLITLFDLLRQMSTGSQADPEVRIAELKARREEIDAEIERILAGDISLLDDTALKDRFQQFLQLARELLTDFREVEHNFRILDRRVRERIALWEGSKGALLEEIMGERDAIADSDQGKSFRAFWDFLMSQSRQEELSLLLEEVLALPPIVTMRPDSRLRRVHYDWLEAGEHTQRTVARLSEQLRRFLDDKAWLENRRIMDILHEIEAHALDLRDDFPAGGFMPLEGFSAVIELPFERALYRAPFRPLIAGIALDEGDAEIDTAILYAQVIVDRAELLRNIRIELQTCSQITLGEVVARHPLYNGLAELVAYLQIAGEWPRTTVDEGTEDEVSWQSASGITRQATLPRIILLRN from the coding sequence TTGGCTCTCGACTACACAACCCTTGATCTCCTCAGGCAGAACCATCCGGCGTGGCGGCTTCTGCGCGCTCAGCATGCGCCGCTGGTTGCCAGTTTTCTGCACAGGGTTTTCATTGTGCCCAATGTGCGGATACTTTCCCAGGCAGATCTGGTCGAGGCGCTCGAGGATGAACTTTTTTCCCTGCGCCAGCCACAGGGAGCCGATCTTTTTCCCGGTACGGCTCAAAACTATCTGAATGATTGGGCGGACAACGAGAAGGGATGGTTGCGCAAATTCTATCCGGAAGGAACGGACGAACCGCATTTCGACCTGACTGCAGCAACCGAAAAAGCGCTGGCCTGGCTTGAGGGGTTGACGGAGCGTGCGTTTGTCGGTACGGAGTCGCGACTTATTACCCTGTTCGATCTGTTGCGTCAGATGAGCACGGGAAGCCAGGCTGATCCTGAGGTGCGGATTGCCGAGCTGAAGGCTCGTCGTGAGGAGATTGATGCTGAAATAGAGCGCATTCTCGCTGGTGATATCTCGCTTCTCGATGACACGGCTCTTAAGGATCGGTTTCAGCAGTTTCTGCAACTGGCGCGTGAATTGTTGACCGATTTTCGTGAGGTGGAGCATAACTTTCGTATTCTTGATCGTCGGGTGCGCGAGCGCATTGCCCTCTGGGAGGGATCGAAGGGTGCGCTGCTCGAGGAGATCATGGGAGAGCGCGATGCCATCGCAGATTCCGATCAGGGAAAAAGTTTCAGGGCATTCTGGGATTTTCTCATGTCGCAGTCCCGCCAGGAGGAGTTGAGTCTGCTTCTGGAAGAGGTGTTGGCCTTGCCGCCGATTGTGACAATGCGTCCCGACAGCCGTCTGCGGCGCGTTCACTACGACTGGCTGGAAGCGGGGGAACATACCCAGCGGACGGTTGCCCGGCTTTCCGAGCAGTTGCGCAGATTTCTCGACGACAAGGCGTGGCTTGAGAACCGGCGCATCATGGACATTCTGCACGAAATAGAAGCCCATGCTCTTGATTTGCGCGATGATTTTCCTGCAGGCGGCTTCATGCCTCTCGAGGGCTTTTCGGCAGTCATTGAACTACCGTTCGAACGAGCGCTTTATCGCGCTCCATTCAGGCCATTGATTGCCGGTATCGCTCTGGACGAAGGGGATGCGGAGATCGATACCGCAATTCTTTATGCCCAGGTTATTGTCGATCGGGCCGAACTGTTGCGAAATATCCGGATCGAACTTCAGACGTGCAGCCAGATCACTCTTGGGGAGGTGGTTGCGCGTCATCCGTTGTATAACGGGCTTGCCGAGCTGGTTGCTTATCTGCAGATTGCCGGTGAGTGGCCCCGAACGACGGTGGATGAAGGAACGGAGGATGAGGTAAGCTGGCAGAGTGCGTCGGGCATCACCAGGCAGGCAACCTTGCCGCGTATTATTTTATTGAGAAACTGA
- a CDS encoding DUF4194 domain-containing protein produces the protein MMNHSDIESSYLQSPAQDLSFVVIPLLKGVIYQDENPALWNSLFNLSAAVRDYVAVLGLELIFDEAEGYAFLRSRSDSQEEGTNPMPRLMARRQLSYPVSLLLALLRKKLAEFDAGAGETRLILSRDEVVELIRIFLPVGTNEVRLIDQVDTTLNKIAELGFIRRLRGERQMIEVRRIIKAFIDAQWLADFDQRLDEYLQRPVDPKEERDE, from the coding sequence ATGATGAACCATTCCGATATTGAAAGCAGCTATCTGCAGAGTCCGGCTCAGGATCTCTCTTTTGTCGTGATTCCCCTTTTGAAGGGGGTGATCTACCAGGACGAAAACCCTGCGTTATGGAACTCTCTGTTTAATCTTTCGGCAGCCGTTCGTGATTATGTTGCGGTGCTTGGTCTGGAATTGATTTTCGACGAAGCGGAAGGGTATGCTTTTTTGCGTTCCCGCTCTGACAGCCAGGAAGAGGGAACGAATCCGATGCCCCGTCTGATGGCGCGTCGTCAGCTCAGTTACCCGGTCAGCCTGCTTCTGGCGCTGTTACGCAAAAAACTTGCCGAATTCGATGCCGGGGCCGGAGAGACACGCCTGATTCTTTCACGGGACGAGGTGGTCGAGCTGATACGCATTTTTCTGCCTGTTGGCACCAATGAGGTCAGGCTGATCGATCAGGTCGATACCACGCTCAATAAAATCGCCGAGCTTGGTTTTATCCGCCGGTTGCGGGGTGAACGCCAGATGATCGAAGTGCGCCGCATTATCAAAGCTTTTATCGACGCTCAGTGGCTGGCCGATTTTGATCAGCGTCTCGACGAATACCTGCAGCGCCCTGTAGATCCGAAGGAGGAACGTGATGAGTGA
- a CDS encoding ATP-binding protein, whose translation MSEVLEMGFIADDRLAGFRLQRLEVFNWGTFDGRVWTLRLGGMNGLLTGDIGSGKSTIVDAVTTLLVPSHRIAYNKAAGADTRERSLRSYVLGYFKSERQESVGGAKPVALRDSNSYSVILGVFHNEGYDKTVTLAQVFWMKDAVAQPARLYAACERDLSIAQDFTGFGTEIAGLRKRLRSEGVELFDSFPPYGAWFRRRFGIDNEQALDLFHQTVSLKSVGNLTDFVRTHMLEPFDVAPRIAALIQHFENLNRAHEAVLKARRQIEMLEPLVADCDRHHDVAETADNLRSCREALRPWFATLKLDLLDKRLAALDDELTRHNMAVGRLQEQRRTQQERERELRRTIAENGGDRIESIGAEIRQKQESLDQCRKKSLRYEELVRLLGESPALSVDEFHNQRTGHAAMREECADGEARVQNDLNEAGVLFTQGRQEHERLTAEIKGLKARRSNIDEKQVAIRRSLCHALGIAEDEMPFAGELLQIRQEEREWEGAVERLLRNFGLSLLVPDRHYGGVAEWVDRTHLHGRLVYFRVRHQPQGSTQPEHEASLVHKIAIKADSPYFDWMEREVAHRFDLVCCTNQEEFRREKKAITLSGQIKAPGERHEKDDRHSLDDRSRYVLGWSNAAKIAALEESAGRQEKHLAGLAERMYSLQQQQKALKERLAVLYKLDEYPDFRDLDWQPIAVAISRLEAEKRELEAASDILKILAGQLDEVEGELQATEHQLDERKDKRSKTEQKISGFRELHQQTETLRDESGPEAAGQFALLESIREEALGGHSLTVESCDNREREMRDFLQNKIDLEDKKLSRIGEKIIRAMTEYKEEWKLETREVDVNIAAGFEYRSMLDQLRADDLPRFEGRFKELLNENTIREVANFQSQLARERESIRERIARINESLTQIDYNSGRYITLEAQMSLDADIRDFQSELRACTEGALTGSEDAQYSEAKFLQVRRIIDRFRGREEHADLDRRWTIKVTDVRNWFVFAASERWREDDSEHEHYADSGGKSGGQKEKLAYTVLAASLAYQFGLEWGAVRSRSFRFVVIDEAFGRGSDDSAQYGLQLFAQLNLQLLIVTPLQKIHIIEPFVSSVGFVHNQEGRCSVLRNLTIEEYRAAKEGEPE comes from the coding sequence ATGAGTGAAGTGCTTGAAATGGGATTTATTGCCGATGACCGTCTGGCCGGTTTTCGACTGCAGCGTCTCGAAGTTTTCAATTGGGGAACCTTTGATGGGCGGGTCTGGACGTTGCGTCTTGGCGGCATGAACGGGCTCCTGACGGGGGATATCGGATCGGGAAAATCAACGATTGTCGATGCCGTGACCACGCTCCTGGTACCGAGCCATCGCATTGCCTATAATAAGGCGGCAGGCGCTGATACCCGCGAGCGTTCACTGCGTTCGTACGTGCTTGGTTATTTCAAGTCGGAGCGCCAGGAGAGCGTCGGTGGAGCAAAACCGGTCGCTCTTCGCGACAGCAACAGTTATTCGGTGATTCTCGGCGTGTTCCATAACGAAGGGTACGACAAGACGGTGACCCTGGCCCAGGTTTTCTGGATGAAAGATGCCGTCGCACAGCCTGCACGCCTTTACGCAGCATGTGAACGCGACCTTTCCATCGCTCAGGATTTTACGGGTTTCGGCACGGAAATCGCTGGCCTGCGCAAACGGCTGCGCAGTGAGGGAGTCGAGCTGTTCGACAGTTTTCCGCCCTATGGAGCCTGGTTCCGTCGCCGTTTCGGCATCGACAACGAACAGGCTCTCGACCTGTTCCATCAGACCGTTTCGCTCAAATCGGTGGGCAATCTGACCGATTTCGTGCGCACCCACATGCTCGAACCGTTCGATGTGGCCCCTCGCATAGCGGCTCTTATCCAGCATTTCGAAAATCTCAATCGTGCTCATGAAGCCGTGCTCAAGGCCCGGCGTCAGATAGAGATGTTGGAGCCGCTCGTGGCTGACTGCGACCGTCACCATGATGTTGCCGAGACAGCCGATAACCTTCGGTCATGCCGCGAAGCTTTGCGGCCCTGGTTCGCTACGCTCAAGCTCGACCTGCTCGACAAGCGTCTCGCTGCTCTCGATGATGAGCTGACGCGACACAACATGGCTGTCGGTCGGTTGCAGGAGCAGCGCCGGACGCAACAGGAGCGTGAGCGGGAGTTGCGTCGCACGATCGCCGAAAACGGCGGCGACCGGATAGAGAGTATTGGCGCAGAAATCCGCCAGAAGCAGGAATCGCTTGACCAGTGCAGGAAGAAGTCTTTGCGGTACGAGGAACTTGTGCGCCTGCTCGGAGAGAGCCCCGCATTGAGCGTGGATGAGTTCCATAACCAGCGAACCGGTCATGCGGCCATGCGCGAGGAGTGCGCAGATGGTGAGGCGAGGGTACAGAATGATCTCAACGAGGCGGGCGTGCTTTTTACCCAGGGAAGGCAGGAGCATGAACGGCTGACAGCTGAAATCAAGGGATTGAAAGCCAGGCGCAGCAACATCGATGAAAAGCAGGTTGCCATTCGTCGCTCGCTTTGCCATGCGCTGGGTATTGCGGAAGATGAGATGCCGTTTGCCGGCGAGCTGCTGCAGATTCGCCAGGAGGAGCGTGAATGGGAAGGGGCTGTGGAGCGTCTTTTGCGGAATTTCGGTCTCTCGCTTCTGGTGCCTGACCGTCATTATGGCGGGGTGGCGGAATGGGTTGACCGTACGCACTTGCACGGACGGCTGGTTTATTTCCGGGTGCGGCATCAGCCGCAGGGGAGCACTCAACCGGAGCATGAGGCATCTCTCGTGCACAAGATTGCCATTAAAGCCGATTCGCCGTATTTCGACTGGATGGAGCGGGAGGTTGCCCATCGGTTCGATCTGGTCTGCTGCACGAATCAGGAGGAGTTCCGGCGCGAGAAAAAAGCCATTACCCTCTCCGGACAGATCAAGGCACCAGGTGAACGCCATGAAAAAGATGACCGCCATTCGCTTGACGATCGCAGCCGCTATGTACTGGGGTGGAGCAATGCCGCCAAGATTGCGGCACTCGAAGAGAGCGCCGGGCGGCAGGAGAAGCATCTTGCCGGACTCGCTGAACGGATGTATTCGTTACAGCAGCAGCAGAAGGCGCTGAAGGAGCGGCTTGCCGTGCTCTACAAGCTCGACGAGTATCCCGATTTCCGCGATCTTGACTGGCAGCCGATTGCGGTTGCCATTTCCAGGCTCGAAGCTGAAAAACGTGAACTCGAGGCGGCTTCAGATATACTGAAAATCCTTGCCGGTCAGCTCGATGAAGTGGAAGGCGAACTGCAGGCTACCGAGCACCAGCTCGACGAGCGCAAGGACAAACGGTCGAAAACCGAGCAGAAAATCAGCGGTTTCAGGGAGTTACACCAGCAGACAGAGACCCTGCGGGATGAATCCGGGCCGGAGGCCGCCGGGCAGTTCGCCCTGCTTGAATCCATACGTGAGGAAGCGCTTGGCGGTCATTCGCTGACGGTCGAGTCGTGCGATAACCGTGAACGGGAAATGCGCGATTTTCTGCAGAATAAAATCGATCTTGAAGATAAAAAGCTCTCTCGTATTGGTGAAAAGATCATCAGGGCGATGACCGAGTACAAGGAGGAGTGGAAACTTGAAACCCGCGAGGTCGATGTGAACATTGCCGCCGGGTTCGAGTACCGTTCAATGCTCGATCAACTCAGGGCTGACGATCTGCCTCGCTTCGAGGGCCGCTTCAAGGAGCTTCTCAATGAGAATACCATCCGCGAAGTCGCAAATTTTCAGTCGCAGCTTGCCCGCGAACGGGAGAGTATCAGGGAGCGCATTGCCCGCATCAATGAGTCGCTGACGCAGATCGACTACAATTCCGGTCGTTATATCACCCTCGAAGCGCAGATGAGTCTCGATGCCGATATTCGTGACTTCCAGTCGGAATTGCGCGCCTGCACCGAGGGGGCCCTTACCGGCTCTGAAGATGCGCAGTATTCCGAAGCCAAATTTCTTCAGGTGCGGCGGATCATCGACCGGTTCCGTGGCCGCGAGGAGCATGCGGATCTTGACCGGCGATGGACCATCAAAGTCACCGATGTGCGCAACTGGTTTGTTTTCGCGGCGAGCGAACGGTGGCGCGAAGACGACAGCGAACATGAACACTACGCAGATTCGGGTGGAAAATCCGGAGGTCAGAAGGAGAAACTTGCCTATACCGTGCTTGCGGCAAGCCTTGCCTATCAGTTCGGTCTGGAGTGGGGCGCTGTGCGTTCGCGATCGTTCCGCTTTGTGGTTATCGACGAAGCATTCGGGCGCGGTTCCGACGATTCGGCTCAGTACGGCCTGCAGCTTTTCGCCCAACTCAACCTGCAGCTGCTGATTGTGACCCCGCTGCAGAAAATCCATATCATAGAGCCTTTTGTCTCCAGTGTTGGCTTTGTGCACAATCAGGAGGGGCGGTGCTCGGTGCTGCGCAATCTCACCATCGAGGAGTATCGCGCCGCAAAAGAGGGTGAACCGGAGTGA
- a CDS encoding Wadjet anti-phage system protein JetD domain-containing protein, whose amino-acid sequence MSWTTPADLRAQVQKLWDRGILLSSLMGDEELFPLRLTLKSPDSRQLSESFSDVRNWIGQLADGARYYRIVSRTLNHRILGSNEIPSEIWIDSLEDALACIGKLRDADRFADLVSLTRETKPELIPWLRKRPLRTLELAGSWPNFLQIVGWLQMHLRPHIYLRQIDLPGVHSKFIEAHRGVLGELFDLALPSSAIDAGASGAAGFCRRYGFRDKPLRVRFRILDPELALLPVEADQDISLTEAVFAGLNLAVETVFITENEINFLAFPPVSRSMVIFGAGYGFENLAAAHWLHERKIHYWGDIDTHGFAILNQLRRFFPEAASLLMDKKTLLAHRTLWGIEPSPETVELTRLTGEEMALYDNLRSGSLGERVRLEQERIGFEWLVDALGSV is encoded by the coding sequence GTGAGCTGGACAACTCCGGCTGACCTGAGGGCTCAGGTGCAGAAGCTCTGGGATCGCGGTATCCTGCTTTCCTCTCTGATGGGAGACGAGGAGCTTTTTCCACTGCGTTTGACCCTGAAAAGCCCCGATTCACGGCAGCTCAGCGAATCGTTTTCCGATGTGCGTAACTGGATTGGCCAGCTGGCAGATGGGGCGAGATACTACCGGATTGTGTCGCGCACTCTCAACCATCGAATTCTTGGTTCCAATGAAATTCCGTCGGAAATCTGGATCGATTCACTGGAAGACGCGCTGGCATGCATCGGAAAGCTGCGTGATGCCGATCGGTTTGCCGATCTCGTTTCCCTGACTCGCGAAACGAAACCGGAACTTATTCCGTGGCTCCGGAAACGTCCGTTGCGCACGCTGGAACTTGCCGGGTCGTGGCCGAATTTTCTGCAGATTGTAGGCTGGCTGCAGATGCATCTGCGTCCGCATATCTATCTGCGGCAGATCGACCTGCCGGGCGTGCACAGCAAGTTTATCGAAGCGCATCGTGGCGTGCTGGGTGAGCTGTTCGACCTCGCGCTCCCATCGTCCGCTATCGATGCCGGGGCTTCAGGCGCTGCCGGATTCTGCCGCCGTTACGGATTCAGGGATAAACCCCTGAGGGTACGGTTCCGCATTCTCGATCCCGAACTGGCTCTCCTGCCGGTGGAAGCCGATCAGGATATCTCCCTGACAGAGGCTGTGTTTGCCGGACTGAACCTTGCGGTTGAAACGGTGTTCATTACCGAAAACGAAATCAACTTTCTTGCATTTCCCCCTGTTTCCCGGTCGATGGTGATTTTCGGGGCCGGTTACGGTTTCGAGAATCTCGCCGCCGCCCACTGGCTGCATGAGCGGAAGATCCATTACTGGGGGGATATCGATACCCACGGCTTCGCCATTCTCAACCAGTTGCGCCGTTTTTTTCCTGAGGCGGCGTCCCTGCTGATGGATAAAAAGACGCTTCTGGCTCACAGAACGCTCTGGGGCATTGAGCCATCACCCGAGACCGTAGAGCTGACGAGGCTGACCGGTGAGGAAATGGCGCTTTACGACAATTTGCGCAGCGGCAGCCTGGGTGAGCGGGTAAGGCTGGAACAGGAACGGATCGGGTTCGAGTGGCTTGTTGATGCTTTGGGAAGTGTTTGA
- a CDS encoding DUF4062 domain-containing protein yields MKKVHTSHSRLSIMVSSTVYGVEDLLEQIYAMLSGFGYEVWCSHKCTVTVYPHRTALDSCLDAVRDCNLFLCIITPQYGSGVLPDGLGFTHQELLKAIELGKPRWILAHYHVPFARSLFMKLGCKNAGEREAMLAKLGLDTKEEKKKLRQREQAIIDDFRVIDMYDAAIRRDLKTYQDRTGNWVQKFSSNEDAKLFATAQFGRYGDVENFIRNHFSNADAIRREVERRDSK; encoded by the coding sequence ATGAAAAAAGTGCATACATCACATAGTCGCCTCTCTATCATGGTCTCCTCGACCGTTTACGGGGTTGAGGATTTGCTTGAGCAGATTTATGCAATGCTCAGTGGGTTTGGATATGAAGTCTGGTGTTCACACAAATGCACGGTTACGGTATATCCTCATCGGACTGCTCTGGATAGTTGTCTGGACGCAGTACGGGATTGCAATCTCTTTCTTTGCATTATTACGCCCCAGTATGGTAGCGGTGTGTTGCCAGACGGGCTTGGATTTACGCATCAGGAATTACTCAAAGCTATTGAATTGGGCAAACCACGCTGGATTCTGGCGCATTATCATGTTCCTTTTGCCCGGTCGTTGTTCATGAAGTTAGGTTGCAAAAATGCCGGGGAGCGCGAAGCGATGCTCGCTAAACTCGGATTAGATACCAAAGAGGAAAAGAAAAAACTCAGGCAGCGGGAACAGGCGATTATTGACGATTTCCGGGTGATCGATATGTATGACGCGGCGATTCGGCGCGATCTCAAAACTTATCAGGATCGTACCGGCAACTGGGTACAGAAGTTTTCTTCGAACGAGGATGCCAAGCTTTTTGCCACCGCACAATTCGGTCGATACGGAGATGTGGAGAATTTTATCCGGAATCATTTCAGTAATGCCGATGCAATTCGCCGCGAGGTAGAAAGGAGGGATAGTAAATGA
- a CDS encoding RNA-binding domain-containing protein, with translation MNVRNLTEELLGKGESDRIEFIASARAENSIGRAVCALLNTKGGSVLVGVDDCGQVLGVLREEDADALRLFLHRHITPQVLFTVTLDDVQGGRVITVDIPEGSDRPYVFDGAVYIKKGLDILAVDAATMREMVVRQSRETERWERRVAVGLAIDDLDRKLLDETVRKAQDRGYRFEEVHKPDAVLADLALARFGQLTNAADVLFGKRVALRHPQTRLRAVCYETDRGDNFIDEQLYEGPAFYLLEEAMVFLKRHVAIAAEFKPGQLARESRPQYPFNSLREGLVNALVHRDYAAFSGGVSVSIYPGRIEIWNSGHLSMGLTPEKLRSATHESILVNPDISHVFYLHELMERVGRGTFKIVQECRDMRMRPPVWQNKVSGVHLTFFGVGQGQISVKINERQRALLDGLAACRN, from the coding sequence ATGAATGTTAGAAATCTGACGGAAGAACTTTTAGGAAAAGGTGAGTCAGATCGCATTGAGTTTATTGCATCAGCCCGGGCAGAAAACTCAATTGGTCGTGCCGTGTGTGCACTTCTCAATACCAAAGGCGGCAGCGTTTTAGTCGGTGTCGATGATTGCGGGCAGGTGCTCGGTGTTCTCAGAGAAGAGGATGCTGATGCACTCCGCTTATTTTTGCATAGACACATCACCCCTCAGGTATTGTTCACTGTTACTCTGGATGATGTTCAGGGAGGCAGGGTCATTACTGTTGATATACCGGAAGGCTCTGACCGACCCTATGTTTTTGATGGGGCGGTTTACATCAAGAAAGGGCTGGATATCCTGGCGGTCGACGCTGCGACAATGCGCGAGATGGTGGTCCGGCAATCCCGCGAAACCGAGAGATGGGAACGTCGCGTCGCTGTCGGTCTTGCCATTGACGATCTCGATCGCAAGCTGCTGGATGAGACTGTACGCAAGGCGCAGGATCGAGGGTATCGGTTTGAAGAGGTTCACAAGCCTGATGCCGTGCTTGCGGATTTGGCTTTGGCTCGGTTCGGTCAATTGACCAATGCGGCAGATGTGTTGTTTGGTAAACGTGTTGCACTGCGCCATCCGCAGACGCGACTGCGGGCGGTTTGCTATGAAACGGATCGCGGAGACAATTTTATCGATGAACAGTTGTACGAAGGTCCGGCATTCTATCTGCTGGAAGAAGCGATGGTCTTTCTAAAAAGGCATGTTGCGATTGCTGCCGAATTCAAGCCTGGACAACTGGCAAGGGAATCTCGCCCGCAGTATCCATTCAACTCATTGCGGGAGGGGTTGGTCAATGCGCTGGTTCATCGCGATTATGCAGCATTCTCCGGCGGCGTTTCGGTTAGTATTTACCCCGGACGTATTGAAATCTGGAATTCAGGACATCTTTCTATGGGGCTGACTCCGGAAAAACTTCGGTCGGCGACTCATGAATCCATTCTTGTCAACCCGGATATCAGCCATGTTTTCTATCTGCATGAATTGATGGAGCGGGTCGGACGTGGTACGTTCAAAATTGTCCAGGAATGCCGGGATATGCGGATGCGTCCGCCAGTGTGGCAGAACAAGGTATCCGGTGTACATCTGACATTTTTCGGGGTTGGGCAAGGACAAATTTCTGTAAAGATCAACGAACGACAACGAGCGCTGCTTGATGGTCTAGCAGCCTGTCGGAATTGA